The following are from one region of the Erwinia billingiae Eb661 genome:
- the hisC gene encoding histidinol-phosphate transaminase translates to MSTKIEELARANVRALTPYQSARRLGGNGDVWLNANEYPLAVPFELSQQTLNRYPECQPALVIERYAAYAGLTKEQVLVSRGADEGIELLIRAFCEPGKDAVLFCPPTYGMYSVSAETIGVEYRTVEAGEGWQLNLPAIAEQLDGVKLVYICSPNNPTGNLVNPDDIRQLLEMTRGKALVVADEAYIEFCPQASLTGWLQAYPHLVILRTLSKAFALAGLRCGFTLANAEVIALLMKVIAPYPLSTPVADIAAQALSDHGIAIMKSHVSELVATREQLIAALQQCDCVEQVFPSETNYVLARFTASSQVFKTLWDQGIILRDQNKQPGLSGCLRISVGTREECNRAILALKTLPGASDTREQA, encoded by the coding sequence ATGAGCACTAAGATTGAAGAGTTGGCGAGGGCTAACGTCCGCGCCCTCACGCCTTATCAGTCTGCCCGCCGTCTGGGTGGCAACGGTGATGTCTGGCTGAACGCCAATGAATATCCGCTGGCCGTGCCCTTTGAGCTGTCGCAGCAAACCCTCAACCGTTACCCGGAATGTCAGCCTGCGCTGGTGATTGAGCGTTATGCCGCTTACGCCGGTCTGACCAAAGAGCAGGTTCTGGTTAGCCGGGGTGCCGATGAGGGTATCGAACTGCTGATCCGCGCATTCTGTGAACCGGGTAAAGATGCGGTGCTGTTCTGCCCACCGACTTACGGCATGTACAGCGTCAGCGCTGAAACCATCGGCGTGGAATATCGCACCGTGGAAGCCGGTGAGGGTTGGCAACTGAACCTTCCAGCCATTGCTGAACAACTGGATGGCGTGAAGCTGGTCTACATTTGCAGCCCGAACAACCCGACCGGTAATCTGGTTAATCCTGACGATATTCGTCAGCTACTGGAAATGACGCGTGGCAAAGCACTGGTGGTTGCGGATGAAGCTTACATCGAATTCTGCCCGCAGGCGTCGTTGACCGGCTGGCTGCAAGCCTATCCCCATCTGGTGATCCTGCGGACGCTGTCGAAAGCCTTTGCGCTGGCGGGATTACGCTGTGGCTTCACCCTGGCGAATGCTGAGGTGATTGCCCTGTTGATGAAGGTTATCGCACCCTATCCTCTCTCCACGCCGGTCGCCGACATTGCAGCCCAGGCGCTGAGCGACCATGGCATTGCAATAATGAAATCCCACGTCAGCGAGTTGGTTGCCACCCGTGAACAGCTGATTGCCGCCTTGCAGCAATGTGACTGCGTGGAGCAGGTGTTCCCAAGCGAGACAAACTACGTTCTGGCGCGCTTTACCGCCTCCAGCCAGGTCTTTAAAACGCTGTGGGATCAAGGCATTATTCTGCGTGACCAGAACAAACAGCCGGGGCTGTCGGGATGCCTGCGCATCTCCGTCGGCACCCGTGAAGAGTGTAACCGCGCCATTTTGGCGTTGAAAACCTTACCCGGCGCGTCCGATACCAGGGAGCAAGCATGA